The following are from one region of the Tachyglossus aculeatus isolate mTacAcu1 unplaced genomic scaffold, mTacAcu1.pri scaffold_152_arrow_ctg1, whole genome shotgun sequence genome:
- the LOC119923176 gene encoding olfactory receptor 14I1-like, producing the protein MTNVTTVTEYLLLGFSEVRELQLVHAVLFLLLFLAALTRNLLIVAITTLDQRLHTSMYFFPRNLSVLELFLLSVTILKSIHNSLTNDRSISFLGTGRFPPGDLLHLLIIIVEFVKL; encoded by the exons ATGACCAATGTCACCACAGTGACAGAATACCTGCTCCTGGGGTTCTCAGAGGTTCgggagctacagctggtccatgccgtgctgttcctcctcctcttcctggcggccctgacgaggaatctcctcatcgtcgccatcaccaccctcgaccagcgcctccacacctccatgtacttcttccccaggaatctgtccgtcctcgaactctttctcctctctgtcaccatccttaaatccatccacaactccttgactaatgacagatccatctctttcctgg GCACTGGACGTTTTCCTCCTGGTGATCTGCtccacctcttaataataattgtggaatttgttaaactctga